Below is a window of Phaenicophaeus curvirostris isolate KB17595 chromosome 15, BPBGC_Pcur_1.0, whole genome shotgun sequence DNA.
TCCTGGCATCTCCTTCTAGCTGCCTCAGAAAAccccagttccaccctcctggCTCagaaatctcccctcttctttaGGGGCTGACCTGTCCGTGCCATTGCGTAGAGCCTGCAGGACGAAGCTTGCCCCTTTGCCCACATGTGCAAAGTAAACAGAGTTTTGGAGCCTTTCACCCACAAGCAGCTACTTCTGCAAGTGGCACATGACAGCTCTACCCTTCTGTAACCTGGCCAGTTTGTTAGCTCCAGACACCCAGATCCAGCAGGTGGAAGGGGGTCTTCCTGTTTCTTGTGATGCCCTAGGAGCCCTGCCTCGTCTCCAGTAAACTGATAAAAGACCAGgctagaaaaacagaaacaccTACTTTCTGAGGATGAAGCCAGAGGAGACACCTGGAGCTGGTAGAGGTCATTGGTGCTGTCAGCTATGGGGATTTCTATCGGTGCCTTCCAGTCGGTCAGGGAGCAGCTCACCTCGCATGGCGAGAGGTCTGTGGGATGCACCAGGCAGAGTTGGCACCCGCAGGAGAAACACAACCCCCTCTATTTCCTCCTGCCCATCTGATGGTGCAGCCAGGCCTAGCCCAAAGAGCCGCCTTTGTCTTGTGGGTTTTGCACAAAAAGTACTTTCCACTCTGCTCAGAGAGCTAAAAACTGCGTCTCACCTAAAGTGATGGACGTGCTCTCAACCTCCACTTCCTGCCCCGTGTAGTTGTGAACAGTGTAGCCACTGTGGTCATCTGGCAGAGGAGTGTTGGTTAGGCTTTCTGCTGACTCCTCCATCCTCGTGTCTTCATACAACTACAAAAAATAAGGACAGAACGTGAAAGGCTTGTCTAAGAATGCATGAGTTCTCATATGAAAAAAATCGAGCGTGAAAACCACCAAAACCTCGAGCTTCTTCAGCTGCCTCTACAGACACATACCTTTCTCTTGCTCCTGTTTCTTGCTTCTCTTGAAGACTTTGACTTCCTTTCTGTTAAGTAAAAATAAGACAAATGTGAGAAAGGCTGCACAGCTGATGTTTCAGGCGAGCGTGAGCTCTTGCAGCTTGAGCCCTGCTCAGCAAGCTTTGCTCCCACGGTCAGCAGCAGTGAGTTCCTTTAGACACATTTAAAGAGTTTGGGATAAAATGTGCTGTTTGTACAAACCATTACTGATGGCAATAACCAGTGACAAACCCCTGCAGCACCAGGGCTACTGCTGGGTCTGTTATCCCCTACCCACACAGAGCAGGACATTTCAGCAGTGCTTATGTGCAGTGGTGGAAGCTGCTTAACCCCAGCTGCATCGCTGCAAACTTACCTTTCTTCTGATCCTTTGTCAAGGGTGGCAGCATCCTGTAAACCCTGACAGCACTGGAGCCTTTGTTGATGCTTTTATCCTTCACTTCTTCAATGTCAGGCAGGGAATTCATAGCACAGCGGAAGTTCGCCTTCCAGGTTTTTGGGTCAGGGTCTTTCTCACCGACTTTATATCTTCCTATAAATAAGAGATGGAGTGTTTAAACTTCCCAGCGCTAGTTCTGCCCACCAAATCAAAATCCTTTTTCTATTTCCTCTGATATATAGGCCAGCAGTTAAGAGAACTGAAGTGTAAGTCAAGGCAAAACCTTGTTTGAGAGGGTCACACCACTGATGGAGATTAAAGCCAGCACACACCTGTATGGATGGCCCAGCTGCGGAACAGGCAGGCATCTTTCTCCATGTCCCAGCCATGCTTAGCTGCGTGTTTCCATGGGATTTGAAACATCATCTTGTCCTGAAGTTAAACCAACAGAAATTTGAATTAGAAAAGAAGCATCATGTGCCAGTTTGGGACACTAGATTTAATCAAAGAATTCTCAGAAGCAGCTCGGAAACTTTATAAACCCTCTGCCCTGTATCTTAATTAAGCGCCCATCGTTCCATCTTTTGTCCAACGCATACAAGGTTTTCTAAGGGTTCTGAATGTGGGAAAGCCACACGTGGTGGAGTACAGGAGAGGTAAGCAACATGGGCAATTTTATTccagaataatttaaataaattgcatCTAATTATTAGTGTATCATCGACTACACTATATTTCCCAGGTGTTCTTTGGTAGAGAAGCCTGTTTAAAGTTGTCCATAAGATCTTGCACGAATTCTATAAACCCCATGTCCTAGCTTGACTATAAAGTGGGATGGATATGGAAACTTATGGGAAAGAGCTGGCTGAAGAAGCCTGGTGATCTCATACTGTGGTACAGGCACAGGGACGTGCCTTCCAgagcaaagtaaggtaaatctAGAGTTTCATTCAGGGCAAATCCTAAAATGGGGAGCAACTGTTCAGCGTGCCAGTAGCTGTTCACCTGGGACGGGAGGTGACTGGGCTCAGGGGGGCAGCAGGCATGAAGAGAGAACTCCTAGTTTTCTCGGTTCTCCTCTCCATCGTGTTTgggttgcttttattttaatttatcattCCCCTCTTGGGAATTTTCCCAGGACGAAGATGGGACTACTATAATGTCTACCAACGGGAGCCaccttttctgaaaacaaaatcaattggtttttttgtttgtaaactTAATGCTTGTAAGCTTTCTCCCTGTCCTTTACTTTATGATCCGCTCTTATGTTTAGTATCACCTCAGATCCAGGATAGTTAATGATACAGAAGTAACAATAATAGCAATAAGCAGCCCTCACCTTGTTAATCCATATCAGTCCTGGTATTTGGTTGGAATTAATCTGCATTTCCAGCCAGGGCCTCATGCGCATCCTTGACGTGGGCATGGTGCCTGTGAAAGGAATGACAGGTCAGTAAAGAACTCCTGTTTTATCCCCTTGGCCGTGCCACCCTCCATCCCGCTGTGTCACCAGCACCTCTGCTAACGCCGCCCATGCCACCAAACGACTTTtccagcatcttccctgcttCTGGAGGGCAGAGCATCCCGCTGGGCACCAAAACCCCCTCTGAGGGCTGGGATCctgcggggggtgggggggcgctGAGACTGCAGGGGGGAGTCCTGGGGGGCCCCCATCGCCCCACGGCGTCATCCCCTCCTCCCCGGCCCCGCAGAGGCACAAAC
It encodes the following:
- the IRF1 gene encoding interferon regulatory factor 1, with the translated sequence MPTSRMRMRPWLEMQINSNQIPGLIWINKDKMMFQIPWKHAAKHGWDMEKDACLFRSWAIHTGRYKVGEKDPDPKTWKANFRCAMNSLPDIEEVKDKSINKGSSAVRVYRMLPPLTKDQKKERKSKSSREARNRSKRKLYEDTRMEESAESLTNTPLPDDHSGYTVHNYTGQEVEVESTSITLDLSPCEVSCSLTDWKAPIEIPIADSTNDLYQLQVSPLASSSETITDEDEDEMNSEILKLLEPAQDWHATSVGGKGFLTNELGTQTLCSTYSYKEQDGEIDTTSGELEFRFLEQKNSLDFWMETVRPNMQVIHCSL